The following proteins come from a genomic window of Solwaraspora sp. WMMA2065:
- a CDS encoding DUF4129 domain-containing protein produces MIATVSRWWTEFVAAVGDVVPLPLATVLLMAGAALVALGWFHWPRWWPRRRPGPWGWLGRPGLTDRLRRLGRWRPAPPGLPRWLAAFDPRRWLAAFDPRRWLAAFDPRRWRRRTATAGGDRPGGSPVPPPRSTDVPAALADRYADQGRYAEAVRERLRAMVVEVTDHGVLTDRPSWTVTELADVAGRTEPAAHPVLTEAGDIFSDVWYGEQPALPGHDRRMRELAGQLRQALDQDRRPAGQRPGRRR; encoded by the coding sequence GTGATCGCGACCGTGAGCCGCTGGTGGACCGAGTTCGTCGCCGCCGTCGGCGACGTCGTCCCGCTGCCCCTTGCCACAGTGCTGCTGATGGCCGGCGCCGCGTTGGTCGCCCTCGGATGGTTCCACTGGCCCCGCTGGTGGCCACGGCGCCGGCCCGGTCCATGGGGCTGGCTGGGCCGGCCGGGCCTAACCGACCGGCTGCGCCGGCTGGGCCGCTGGCGGCCGGCACCGCCCGGCCTGCCCCGCTGGCTGGCCGCGTTCGATCCGCGCCGCTGGCTGGCCGCGTTCGATCCACGCCGCTGGCTGGCCGCGTTCGATCCACGCCGCTGGCGGCGCCGGACGGCGACCGCCGGCGGCGATCGCCCCGGTGGTTCGCCGGTGCCGCCGCCCCGGTCGACCGACGTTCCGGCCGCACTCGCCGACCGGTACGCCGACCAGGGCCGGTACGCCGAGGCGGTCCGGGAACGGTTGCGCGCGATGGTCGTGGAGGTCACCGACCACGGGGTGCTCACCGACCGCCCCAGCTGGACCGTCACCGAACTCGCCGACGTGGCCGGGCGGACCGAGCCGGCCGCCCACCCCGTGCTGACCGAGGCCGGCGACATCTTCAGCGACGTGTGGTACGGAGAGCAGCCGGCACTGCCCGGCCACGACCGGCGGATGCGCGAACTCGCCGGCCAGCTGCGTCAGGCACTCGACCAGGACCGTCGGCCCGCCGGCCAGCGACCGGGCCGGCGACGGTGA
- a CDS encoding stage II sporulation protein M, giving the protein MGREVTVDLDAYVAEHGPQWRRLEQLVRARRLTVAEVDELVALYQRTATHLSAVRSRSPDPALVARLSRLVLAARARLTRGRGFSWARVGRFFSVGFPRAVFQAAPWWAAVAVAFCTLTGFLMWWVAGNPDSARLLIGDQAAAELAESSFAGYYTRYAAPNFAAQLWAHNAWLAAQCLAAGVLVVPVLYLLWVNALNLGVTGGVMISYDRADVFFGLVTPHGLLELTGVFIAAGVGLRIGGAWIAPPAHLTRGRAVAEAGLSGVLVALGLVLLFAVAGLIEAFVTPAPLPTWLRVAIGFAAWLAFLGYVLILGSRHPADPARHHADQAPTRTVDGGPVQSRPSSFS; this is encoded by the coding sequence ATGGGACGGGAGGTGACCGTGGACCTCGACGCGTACGTGGCGGAGCACGGGCCCCAGTGGCGACGACTGGAACAGCTCGTGCGTGCCCGGCGACTAACCGTCGCCGAGGTGGACGAGCTGGTCGCGCTCTACCAGCGGACCGCCACCCACCTGTCGGCGGTCCGCAGCCGCTCGCCGGACCCGGCGCTGGTCGCCCGGCTGTCCCGGCTGGTGCTGGCGGCCCGCGCTCGGCTCACCCGGGGCCGGGGATTCTCCTGGGCCCGGGTCGGCCGGTTCTTCAGCGTCGGGTTCCCCCGGGCGGTGTTCCAGGCGGCGCCCTGGTGGGCGGCGGTGGCGGTCGCTTTCTGCACGCTCACCGGTTTTCTGATGTGGTGGGTGGCCGGCAATCCGGACAGCGCCCGGCTGCTGATCGGTGACCAGGCCGCCGCTGAGCTCGCCGAGTCGAGCTTCGCCGGCTACTACACCCGGTACGCGGCACCGAACTTCGCCGCCCAGTTGTGGGCGCACAACGCCTGGCTCGCCGCGCAGTGCCTGGCCGCGGGCGTACTGGTGGTCCCGGTGCTCTACCTACTCTGGGTGAACGCGCTGAATCTCGGGGTCACCGGTGGGGTGATGATCTCGTACGACCGGGCGGATGTCTTCTTCGGACTGGTCACGCCGCACGGTCTGCTGGAGTTGACCGGCGTCTTCATCGCTGCCGGCGTGGGGCTGCGGATCGGCGGGGCGTGGATCGCGCCGCCGGCGCACCTGACCCGGGGCCGGGCGGTCGCCGAGGCCGGGCTCTCCGGCGTACTGGTGGCGCTCGGGCTGGTGCTGCTGTTCGCGGTGGCCGGGCTGATCGAGGCCTTCGTCACCCCGGCACCGCTGCCGACCTGGCTGCGGGTCGCGATCGGTTTCGCCGCCTGGCTCGCCTTCCTCGGCTACGTCCTCATCCTCGGCTCCCGGCACCCCGCCGACCCGGCCCGGCACCACGCCGATCAAGCCCCGACCCGGACCGTCGACGGGGGCCCGGTTCAGAGCCGGCCGAGCAGTTTCAGCTGA
- a CDS encoding DUF58 domain-containing protein, with protein sequence MTWRAAVLLGAGAVTLPWWPRPWLGLVVVTGSVALLSLIDLAWAAPLSALELRRDGDRTSWFGTAATVTLRLRNGSRRRLRAEVRDAWTPSAGAAPAESIVADPAGTDPADRASTAAYPAGTIGGGPVWRVRLAPGATAAMPAVLSPTRCGDRRAVEVTVRSTGPLGLAFRQRRRRPSTPQWTLRVLPRFNSRRLLPEKLARLRVIDGMRATRGRGQGTEFDNLREYVVGDDVRSIDWRASARRSDVLVRTWRPERDRRVVFVLDTGRTSAVRVGDQPRLDVAVDAALLLATLAHRAGDRFDLLAVDTKVRARIWGANRQTLLPRLVAELAALQPTLVETDHELMVGEVLRRETRRSLVVLCTALEPAALGDGLLPVLPRLVARHQVVVAAVGDPAVPAVADGPVRDVADAYLAASAAQTRAERDRVGGALRRHGVPVLDAAAPSFADRLADLYLQLKLLGRL encoded by the coding sequence CTGACCTGGCGGGCGGCGGTGCTGCTCGGGGCCGGCGCGGTGACTCTGCCGTGGTGGCCGCGGCCATGGCTGGGTCTGGTGGTCGTCACCGGATCGGTGGCCCTGCTCTCGCTGATCGACCTGGCGTGGGCCGCCCCACTGAGCGCCCTGGAACTGCGCCGCGACGGCGACCGGACCAGCTGGTTCGGCACTGCGGCGACAGTGACGTTGCGGCTGCGCAACGGCTCCCGACGGCGACTGCGGGCCGAGGTCCGCGACGCCTGGACCCCGTCGGCCGGCGCCGCCCCCGCCGAGAGCATCGTCGCCGATCCCGCCGGCACCGATCCGGCCGATCGCGCCTCCACCGCCGCTTACCCCGCCGGCACCATCGGCGGTGGGCCCGTCTGGCGGGTACGGCTGGCACCGGGAGCCACCGCCGCAATGCCCGCCGTACTCAGCCCGACCCGTTGCGGCGACCGGCGCGCCGTCGAGGTGACCGTCCGGTCCACCGGCCCACTCGGGCTGGCGTTCCGGCAGCGACGCCGGCGGCCGTCCACCCCGCAATGGACGCTGCGGGTGCTGCCCCGCTTCAACTCCCGGCGGCTGTTGCCGGAGAAGCTGGCCCGGCTGCGGGTGATCGACGGCATGCGGGCGACCCGGGGACGGGGGCAGGGCACCGAGTTCGACAACCTGCGCGAGTACGTGGTCGGCGACGACGTACGGTCGATCGACTGGCGGGCCAGCGCCCGGCGCTCCGACGTACTGGTCCGGACCTGGCGCCCGGAGCGGGACCGGCGGGTGGTGTTCGTCCTGGACACCGGGCGCACGTCGGCGGTCCGCGTCGGCGACCAGCCCCGGCTGGACGTGGCGGTCGACGCCGCGCTGCTGCTGGCCACGCTGGCGCACCGGGCCGGTGACCGGTTCGACCTGCTGGCGGTGGACACGAAGGTCCGGGCGCGCATCTGGGGTGCGAACCGGCAGACGCTGCTGCCCCGGTTGGTCGCCGAACTGGCGGCGCTGCAACCGACGCTGGTGGAGACGGACCACGAGCTGATGGTCGGTGAGGTGCTCCGCCGGGAGACTCGCCGGTCCCTGGTGGTGCTCTGCACCGCGCTGGAGCCGGCGGCGCTCGGCGACGGTCTGCTGCCGGTACTGCCCCGGCTCGTCGCCCGACACCAGGTCGTGGTGGCCGCAGTCGGGGATCCGGCGGTGCCGGCCGTCGCAGACGGGCCGGTACGCGATGTCGCCGACGCGTACCTGGCCGCCTCCGCGGCACAGACCAGGGCCGAGCGGGACCGGGTCGGTGGTGCGCTGCGTCGGCACGGTGTTCCGGTGCTGGACGCGGCCGCGCCGAGCTTCGCCGACCGGCTCGCAGACCTCTACCTTCAGCTGAAACTGCTCGGCCGGCTCTGA
- the mtrA gene encoding MtrAB system response regulator MtrA, giving the protein MRARVLVVDDDPALAEMMGIVLRSEGFLPSFVADGERALAAFRDNRPDIVLLDLMLPGMSGIDVCRAIRSESGIPIVMLTAKSDTVDVVLGLESGADDYVVKPFKPKELVARMRARLRRGEDVAPELLTIGPPGNQITIDVPAHTVSRDGAEVKLTPLEFDLLVALARKPRQVFTREVLLEQVWGYRHAADTRLVNVHVQRLRAKIEPDPERPEIILTVRGVGYKAGTG; this is encoded by the coding sequence ATGAGAGCCCGCGTGCTGGTTGTCGATGACGATCCCGCCCTGGCGGAGATGATGGGTATCGTGCTGCGCAGCGAGGGCTTCCTGCCGTCGTTCGTTGCCGACGGTGAGCGGGCGCTCGCCGCGTTCCGGGACAACCGGCCGGACATCGTGCTGCTCGACCTGATGCTGCCCGGGATGAGCGGGATCGACGTCTGTCGGGCGATCCGCTCCGAATCGGGCATCCCGATCGTCATGCTCACCGCCAAGAGCGACACCGTCGACGTCGTGCTCGGCCTGGAGTCCGGCGCCGACGACTACGTGGTGAAGCCGTTCAAGCCCAAGGAGCTGGTCGCCCGGATGCGGGCCCGGCTGCGCCGGGGCGAGGACGTCGCGCCCGAACTGCTCACCATCGGGCCACCGGGGAACCAGATCACCATCGACGTGCCGGCGCACACCGTCAGCCGCGACGGTGCGGAGGTGAAGCTGACCCCACTGGAGTTCGACCTGCTGGTCGCGCTGGCCCGCAAACCGCGCCAGGTGTTCACCCGTGAGGTGCTTCTGGAGCAGGTCTGGGGTTACCGGCACGCGGCCGACACCCGGCTGGTGAACGTGCACGTGCAGCGGCTGCGCGCCAAGATCGAGCCGGATCCGGAGCGACCCGAAATCATCCTCACCGTTCGGGGCGTGGGCTACAAGGCGGGCACCGGCTAG
- a CDS encoding DUF4350 domain-containing protein — MTRPGVRRPRLQQRRWRWLRIAIPFTVVGVLLVGTAVAYQLTHPDPTRPGFLSPTNHGPDGGSDLAAALRDDGIAVHSADGTVDAIRAALTGPTTLFVPAPTLVHPDYLRALGRMPAGTRVLLVDPPARLLRGEPLPVDSRTRRWAARVDGPDHDGRPCALPEVAGTGPAAAVRQRYAAPPGIDPDRFDLCFDAGLARLDWGQAELVVVGASDPFRNDRFDEHRNARFAAQLLGTRAQVVWLDLAHPDTPPEPGEPVQQPSIHLGEDDPSAGPRVSAQPTGQPQGPVASEVRPSQDTLLDAFPPWFWASLAQLAVAALVLVLWRARRFGPPVYEALPVTVPVAETMLGRGQLYRRSRERAPTTGILRTAALARLVPMLDLPDQPQPADVVAAVADRTGASAEQIDALLYGPPPTTDGDLLHLARRLAALPTEVAGPANRIEPAAGPVRTPSDGPVAPAPRSPSAIEGEPW, encoded by the coding sequence GTGACCCGGCCCGGTGTCCGCCGCCCACGGCTGCAACAGCGGCGGTGGCGGTGGCTGCGGATCGCGATCCCGTTCACGGTGGTCGGCGTACTGCTCGTCGGCACCGCCGTGGCGTACCAGCTGACCCACCCGGACCCGACCCGGCCCGGCTTCCTCTCCCCGACCAACCACGGCCCGGACGGCGGCAGCGACCTGGCCGCCGCGTTGCGCGACGACGGTATCGCCGTCCACTCCGCCGACGGGACCGTCGACGCGATCCGCGCCGCGCTGACCGGACCCACCACGCTGTTCGTTCCCGCGCCGACCCTGGTGCATCCGGACTACCTGCGGGCGCTCGGTCGGATGCCGGCCGGGACCCGGGTGCTGCTGGTCGATCCGCCGGCCCGGCTGCTGCGCGGCGAGCCGCTGCCGGTTGACAGCCGTACCCGGCGCTGGGCGGCCCGGGTCGACGGTCCGGACCATGACGGCCGGCCGTGCGCACTGCCCGAGGTGGCCGGCACCGGACCGGCGGCGGCCGTACGGCAGCGTTACGCTGCCCCGCCCGGAATCGACCCGGACCGGTTCGACCTGTGTTTCGATGCCGGCCTGGCCCGGCTCGACTGGGGGCAGGCCGAGCTGGTGGTGGTCGGGGCGAGCGACCCGTTCCGCAACGACCGGTTCGACGAGCACCGCAACGCGCGGTTCGCCGCCCAGCTGCTCGGCACCCGGGCGCAGGTGGTCTGGCTCGACCTCGCCCACCCGGACACCCCACCGGAGCCCGGGGAGCCGGTGCAGCAGCCGTCGATCCACCTCGGCGAGGACGATCCGAGCGCCGGCCCGCGGGTCAGCGCCCAGCCGACCGGGCAACCGCAGGGACCCGTGGCCAGCGAGGTCCGGCCGTCGCAGGACACCCTGCTGGACGCCTTTCCGCCGTGGTTCTGGGCGTCGCTCGCCCAGCTGGCCGTCGCCGCCCTGGTACTGGTGCTGTGGCGGGCCCGCCGGTTCGGTCCACCGGTGTACGAGGCGCTGCCGGTGACAGTTCCGGTTGCCGAGACGATGCTGGGCCGAGGGCAGCTCTACCGGCGGTCCCGGGAACGGGCCCCCACCACGGGTATCCTGCGTACCGCCGCGCTGGCCCGACTCGTCCCGATGCTGGATCTGCCGGATCAACCCCAACCGGCGGACGTCGTGGCGGCGGTCGCCGACCGGACCGGGGCGTCCGCCGAGCAGATCGACGCGTTGCTGTACGGGCCGCCGCCCACCACCGACGGCGACCTGCTGCACCTGGCCCGGCGGCTGGCCGCCCTGCCCACCGAGGTCGCCGGTCCGGCCAACCGCATCGAACCGGCAGCCGGGCCGGTCCGGACACCGTCCGACGGGCCGGTGGCTCCGGCACCCCGGTCCCCATCCGCGATCGAAGGAGAACCCTGGTGA
- the mtrB gene encoding MtrAB system histidine kinase MtrB has product MWRRSLQLRVVTITLVASGLLVGGFAYMVASQSTNILLDRAREDVQRRLTHGRDYAAEQMSVHPQYFDPQVRVTFELTVSTLAGGDPDQVGGVVVVMAASGYPLIQSATSPAVDASGMISDELARHVGSGAQAHQIRTGDLGEGRLKYLVYGSPVPTKFGQVELYYLVPLTTQDQAANQIRATVLITGLALVMLLGLLAALVTRLVVTPVRVAARTAQRLSAGLLDQRMVVDGEDDLAMLAASFNQMATNLQRQITRLEEMSRLQRRFTSDVSHELRTPLTTVRMAADLLFAERDGFDPAAARSAELLQTELDRFESLLTDLLEISRFDAGFAVLDAEPTDLVSVVRRVADRLDGLAARLGVRIELRLPATPVIAEVDPRRVERVLRNLVGNAVEHGEGRPVVVTLGVDDAAVAVTVRDHGVGLRAGEDKLVFNRFWRADPSRARQTGGTGLGLSISVEDARLHGGWLEAWGAPGEGAQFRLTLPARAGDRLASSPLRLVPEDRRPSDGGSDGADPDEPWRAPTQPAPPGAEPVGTMVVLPEQSVGSDDRASGGVAATGAAP; this is encoded by the coding sequence ATGTGGCGCAGGTCCCTGCAGCTGCGGGTGGTGACCATCACCCTGGTCGCGTCCGGCCTGCTGGTCGGCGGGTTCGCGTACATGGTGGCGTCGCAGAGCACCAACATCCTGCTGGACCGGGCCCGGGAGGACGTGCAGCGGCGGCTCACCCACGGGCGGGACTACGCCGCCGAGCAGATGAGCGTGCATCCGCAGTACTTCGACCCGCAGGTCCGGGTGACCTTCGAGCTGACCGTCAGCACCCTGGCCGGCGGCGACCCCGACCAGGTGGGTGGGGTGGTCGTGGTGATGGCGGCGAGCGGCTACCCACTGATCCAGTCGGCGACCTCGCCGGCGGTGGACGCGTCCGGCATGATCAGCGACGAACTGGCCCGGCACGTCGGCTCCGGTGCCCAGGCGCATCAGATCCGCACCGGTGACCTCGGCGAGGGGCGGCTCAAGTACCTGGTCTACGGCTCCCCGGTGCCGACCAAGTTCGGTCAGGTCGAGCTCTACTACCTGGTGCCGCTGACCACCCAGGATCAGGCCGCCAACCAGATCCGGGCGACCGTGCTCATCACCGGACTGGCCCTGGTGATGCTGCTCGGCCTGCTGGCCGCGCTGGTCACCAGGCTGGTCGTCACGCCGGTACGGGTGGCCGCGCGCACCGCGCAGCGACTCTCCGCCGGGCTGCTGGACCAACGGATGGTGGTCGACGGCGAGGACGACCTGGCCATGCTGGCCGCCTCGTTCAACCAGATGGCGACCAACCTGCAGCGGCAGATCACCCGGCTGGAGGAGATGTCCCGGCTGCAGCGTCGGTTCACCTCCGACGTGTCGCACGAGCTGCGCACCCCCCTGACCACCGTACGGATGGCCGCCGATCTGCTCTTCGCCGAGCGGGACGGCTTCGACCCGGCGGCGGCCCGCAGCGCCGAGCTGCTGCAGACCGAGCTGGACCGGTTCGAGAGCCTGCTCACCGATTTGCTGGAGATCAGCCGGTTCGATGCCGGGTTCGCCGTGCTGGACGCCGAGCCGACCGATCTGGTGTCGGTGGTCCGCCGGGTCGCCGACCGGCTCGATGGGCTGGCCGCACGGCTCGGCGTGCGGATCGAGCTGCGACTGCCCGCGACGCCGGTGATCGCCGAGGTGGATCCCCGTCGGGTCGAGCGGGTGCTGCGCAACCTGGTCGGCAACGCCGTCGAGCACGGCGAGGGCCGGCCGGTGGTGGTCACTCTCGGCGTCGATGACGCGGCAGTCGCGGTGACCGTACGCGATCATGGGGTCGGCCTGCGCGCCGGGGAGGACAAGTTGGTGTTCAACCGCTTCTGGCGGGCGGATCCGTCCCGTGCCCGGCAGACCGGTGGGACCGGCCTCGGCCTGTCGATCAGCGTGGAGGACGCCCGGCTGCACGGCGGCTGGCTGGAAGCGTGGGGCGCGCCTGGCGAGGGTGCGCAGTTCCGGCTCACCCTGCCGGCCCGGGCCGGTGACCGGCTCGCCTCGTCACCGCTGCGGCTGGTTCCGGAGGACCGCCGGCCGTCGGACGGCGGGTCGGACGGTGCCGATCCGGACGAGCCGTGGCGGGCGCCGACGCAGCCCGCTCCGCCCGGCGCCGAACCGGTCGGCACGATGGTGGTCCTCCCGGAGCAGAGCGTCGGCTCCGACGACCGGGCCAGTGGCGGCGTGGCCGCGACCGGAGCGGCACCGTGA
- a CDS encoding LpqB family beta-propeller domain-containing protein, with translation MTRRWRRLALLPVLAGVLLAGCGIPENTDVRVDGQGPAPGLPTGGGGAQTPASRLDERNNTEAFVVNFLQAAAVEAERAVEQVREYVAPQDRADIRDPNPEVALTVVRLRERPQITRAEAGVEEVALDVQQLGLLRPNGALEPLPAQEPEFTEYTFQVGSVAGETGKFVLNPPAALLLSVDALNTFYLQRTIYFWDTSERALVPDLRYLPVAVPLERQRTVLLDMLIGGPSSWLASAVQALPSGIRSGGNVPDTGDRLKVTLIADATPFADERELDRLAGQLMWSLWPEFDNDLELTIQGQTPKVYPGADLLAMNGTQALPETPERFTVYQGRVHRLRSSARSGEPIPVLTEEVNQNVVTAGFTQAGGGTYAALAVADGGAQRLIVGAATGAGTSFDASTRTFDDIGRPVWLKAPGDAGLVVADGGLFSFRVGSGAVEQVTLPGVTGEVQSVGAAPDGHRIALVVDGRLYVAALSRGGKLEVLPPRRVPTSLSDLTQVDWVAETLLVAAGTNPDGRVSLYDVTVDGAIETSSLRDLGGASVTHLAGYPANPVGGGTVGARMYVANGVPYDLFEPSEQIRPEEIEGVEPSGTEEPENSTANPTAPFFLY, from the coding sequence GTGACCCGCCGGTGGCGTCGACTGGCGCTGCTGCCGGTGCTCGCCGGGGTGCTGCTCGCCGGGTGCGGCATTCCGGAGAACACCGACGTTCGGGTCGACGGACAGGGTCCGGCACCCGGCCTGCCGACCGGTGGCGGCGGGGCCCAGACGCCGGCGTCGCGGCTCGACGAACGCAACAACACCGAGGCGTTCGTCGTCAACTTCCTGCAGGCCGCCGCCGTGGAGGCGGAACGGGCAGTGGAACAGGTACGTGAGTACGTCGCGCCACAGGACCGCGCGGACATCCGCGATCCCAACCCTGAGGTCGCGCTGACCGTGGTCCGACTGCGGGAACGTCCGCAGATCACCCGGGCCGAGGCCGGGGTGGAGGAGGTGGCGCTCGACGTCCAGCAGCTGGGCCTGCTGCGGCCGAACGGGGCGTTGGAGCCGCTGCCCGCCCAGGAGCCGGAGTTCACCGAGTACACCTTCCAGGTCGGGTCGGTCGCCGGTGAGACGGGCAAGTTCGTCCTCAACCCGCCGGCGGCGTTGCTGCTCAGCGTGGATGCGTTGAACACGTTCTACCTGCAGCGCACCATCTACTTCTGGGACACCAGCGAACGGGCGCTGGTGCCGGATCTGCGCTACCTGCCGGTGGCGGTGCCGTTGGAACGCCAGCGCACCGTCCTGCTGGACATGCTGATCGGCGGGCCGTCGAGCTGGCTAGCCTCGGCGGTGCAGGCGCTGCCGAGCGGTATCCGCTCGGGCGGCAACGTGCCCGACACCGGGGACCGGCTGAAGGTCACGTTGATCGCCGACGCGACCCCGTTCGCCGACGAACGCGAACTCGACCGACTGGCCGGCCAGCTGATGTGGTCGCTGTGGCCGGAGTTCGACAACGACCTGGAGCTGACCATCCAGGGACAGACCCCGAAGGTCTACCCGGGTGCCGACCTGCTGGCGATGAACGGCACCCAGGCGCTGCCCGAGACGCCCGAACGGTTCACCGTCTACCAGGGCCGGGTGCACCGGCTGCGCAGCTCGGCGCGCTCCGGCGAGCCGATCCCGGTGCTCACCGAGGAGGTCAACCAGAACGTGGTCACCGCCGGTTTCACCCAGGCCGGTGGTGGCACGTACGCGGCTCTCGCGGTGGCCGACGGCGGTGCCCAGCGGCTGATCGTCGGCGCGGCGACCGGGGCCGGTACCAGCTTCGACGCCAGCACCCGGACCTTCGACGACATCGGCCGGCCGGTCTGGCTCAAGGCACCAGGTGACGCGGGTCTCGTCGTCGCGGACGGCGGGCTGTTCTCGTTCAGGGTCGGCAGCGGTGCGGTCGAACAGGTCACGCTGCCCGGGGTGACGGGCGAGGTGCAGTCGGTCGGGGCGGCCCCGGACGGTCACCGGATCGCGTTGGTGGTCGACGGCCGGCTGTACGTGGCCGCGCTGAGCCGGGGCGGCAAGCTCGAGGTGCTGCCACCCCGCCGGGTGCCGACCTCACTGTCCGACCTCACCCAGGTCGACTGGGTGGCCGAGACGCTGCTGGTGGCGGCCGGCACGAACCCTGACGGGCGGGTCAGCCTGTACGACGTGACGGTGGACGGCGCGATCGAGACCAGTTCGCTGCGGGACCTCGGCGGGGCGAGCGTGACCCACCTGGCCGGCTATCCAGCGAACCCGGTCGGCGGCGGCACGGTCGGTGCCCGGATGTACGTCGCCAACGGTGTGCCGTACGACCTGTTCGAGCCGAGCGAGCAGATCCGGCCGGAGGAGATCGAAGGGGTGGAGCCGAGCGGGACCGAGGAGCCGGAGAACTCGACCGCCAATCCGACCGCCCCGTTCTTCCTGTACTGA
- a CDS encoding MoxR family ATPase, which translates to MTRPSVTGPADAAPADHDAARDALRRLRAEVAKAVVGQDAVVTGLVIALLCRGHVLLEGVPGVAKTLLVRAFAAALDLDAKRVQFTPDLMPGDVTGSLIFDPRSAAFTFREGPVFTNLLLADEINRTPPKTQSALLEVMEEHQVSVEGVRRPLPAPFIVAATQNPIEYEGTYPLPEAQLDRFLLKLSVPLPSRNEELGVLRAHHAGFDPADLAAAGVRPVAGAADLAAARRAIGQVRVSEEVFGYIVDLCRATRTAPALALGASPRGTTALLNTAKAWGWLAGRDYVTPDDVKAVTRATLRHRIRLRPEAELEGVIEDAVLESVLGAVPTPR; encoded by the coding sequence GTGACCCGACCCAGCGTGACCGGTCCGGCGGACGCCGCACCCGCCGACCACGACGCGGCCCGTGACGCGCTACGCCGGCTGCGTGCCGAGGTCGCCAAGGCCGTGGTCGGGCAGGACGCCGTGGTCACCGGTCTGGTCATCGCGCTGCTCTGCCGTGGGCACGTGCTGCTGGAAGGCGTACCCGGCGTCGCCAAGACGCTGCTGGTACGCGCGTTCGCCGCAGCGCTGGATCTGGACGCCAAGCGGGTGCAGTTCACCCCGGACCTGATGCCGGGCGACGTCACCGGGTCACTCATCTTCGATCCACGGAGTGCCGCGTTCACCTTCCGGGAAGGCCCGGTCTTCACCAACCTGCTGCTCGCCGACGAGATCAACCGGACACCACCGAAGACGCAGTCGGCCCTGCTCGAGGTGATGGAGGAGCACCAGGTCTCGGTGGAAGGGGTCCGCCGGCCGCTGCCGGCACCGTTCATCGTGGCCGCCACCCAGAACCCGATCGAGTACGAGGGCACCTACCCGTTGCCGGAGGCGCAGCTCGACCGGTTCCTGCTCAAGCTGTCCGTACCGCTGCCCAGCCGGAACGAGGAACTGGGCGTGCTGCGGGCCCACCACGCCGGCTTCGATCCGGCGGACCTGGCCGCCGCCGGGGTGCGCCCGGTCGCCGGGGCGGCCGACCTGGCCGCGGCCCGCCGGGCCATCGGGCAGGTACGGGTCAGCGAAGAGGTGTTCGGCTACATCGTGGACCTGTGCCGGGCCACCCGGACGGCTCCCGCGCTGGCGCTCGGTGCCTCACCGCGGGGCACCACCGCGCTGCTCAACACTGCCAAGGCGTGGGGGTGGCTGGCCGGCCGCGACTACGTCACACCGGACGACGTGAAGGCGGTCACCCGGGCCACCCTGCGGCACCGGATCCGGCTCCGGCCGGAGGCGGAACTGGAGGGGGTCATCGAGGACGCCGTACTCGAATCGGTGCTCGGCGCCGTCCCGACGCCACGGTGA